In a genomic window of Scyliorhinus torazame isolate Kashiwa2021f chromosome 5, sScyTor2.1, whole genome shotgun sequence:
- the LOC140422162 gene encoding uncharacterized protein, which produces MRLQLIVQRGEITRTMERPWKCEDCGKGFKGPYGLERHQCSHTGEKPFTCSDCGKGFTQLSRLQSHQRVHTGERPFTCSQCEKRFTQIGNLRRHERVHTGERPFTCSDCGKGFTQLSRLQSHQSVHTGERPFTCSQCEKGFTDISNLRRHERVHTGERPFTCSQCEKGFTDSGSLWRHERIHTGERPFTCSQCEKGFTDIGSLRRHERVHTGERPFTCSDCGKGFTRLSRLQSHQSVHTGERPFTCSQCEKGFTDISNLRRHERVHTGERPFTCSQCEKGFTDSGSLRRHERIHTGERPFTCSQCEKGFTDIGSLRRHERVHTGERPFTCSQCEKGFTDIGILRRHERVHTGERPFTCSQCEKGFIDIGILRRHERVHTGERPFTCSQCEKGFTDIGNLRRHERVHTGERPFICTVCVMGFTQLSSLLKHHVTHTKSRPFKCSDCWRGFKSSQRLMSHQRVHSEERPFSCSHCTKSFRTSSNLMKHERGHTGER; this is translated from the coding sequence atgaggcttcaactgatcgtccaacgcggtgagatcacccggaccatggagagaccatggaaatgtgaggattgtgggaagggattcaaaggcccgtatgggctggaaaggcatcaatgcagtcacactggagagaagccgttcacctgctctgactgtgggaagggattcactcagttatccagactgcagagccaccagagagttcacactggagaaaggcctttcacctgctctcagtgtgaaaagagattcactcagattggcaacctgcggagacacgaacgagttcacactggggagaggccgttcacctgctctgactgtgggaagggattcactcagttatccagactgcagagccaccagagtgttcacactggagagaggcctttcacctgctctcagtgtgaaaagggattcactgacattagcaacctgcggagacatgaacgagttcacactggagagaggcctttcacctgctctcagtgtgaaaagggattcactgatagTGGCAGCCTGTGGAGACAcgaacgcattcacactggagagagacctttcacctgctctcagtgtgaaaagggattcactgacattggcagcctgcggagacacgaacgagttcacactggggagaggccgttcacctgctctgactgtgggaagggattcactcggttatccagactgcagagccaccagagtgttcacactggagagaggcctttcacctgctctcagtgtgaaaagggattcactgacattagcaacctgcggagacatgaacgagttcacactggagagaggcctttcacctgctctcagtgtgaaaagggattcactgatagtggcagcctgcggagacacgaacgcattcacactggagagagacctttcacctgctctcagtgtgaaaagggattcactgacattggcagcctgcggagacacgaacgggttcacactggagagaggcctttcacctgctctcagtgtgaaaagggattcactgacattggcatccttcggagacacgaacgagttcacactggagagagaccgttcacctgctctcagtgtgaaaagggattcattgacattggcatccttcggagacacgaacgagttcacactggcgagaggcctttcacctgctctcagtgtgaaaagggattcactgacattggcaacctgcggagacacgaacgagttcacaccggggagaggccattcatctgcactgtgtgtgttatgggtttcactcaattatccagcctgctgaaacaccatgtcactcacaccaagagcaggccctttaaatgctctgactgctggaggggtttcaaaagctcacagcgactgatgtcccaccagcgcgttcactctgaggagagaccgttcagctgctctcactgcacaaagagctttagaacctcatccaacctgatgaaacacgagcgaggccaCACCGGGGAGAGatag